From Streptomyces sp. CMB-StM0423, a single genomic window includes:
- the bla gene encoding class A beta-lactamase: protein MQRLTNRLLGLTAATLVAMTSAACSDGSRTTTAPDHRAAPSAPTAAAAQQRATREFKELERAHDARLGVYAVDTRTGREVAYRDGERFAFASTVKAFQAGAVLRQRKLSGLKKEITYDRSDLVANSPITEKHVDDGMTLGELCDAAVRYSDNAAANLLFEELGGPKALQSFLRENTGDDTSRMERIEPALSDWEPDSARDTSTPRALAGNLRAFVLGDVLGMPERARLAGWLRKNTTGDETIRAGVPKDWEVGDKTGTAATFGGRNDIAVVWRPDAAPLVMAVLSNATDRDAEPDDKLIAKAAAVVSDAMATP, encoded by the coding sequence ATGCAGCGACTCACGAACCGATTGCTGGGCCTCACGGCGGCGACCCTCGTGGCGATGACGTCGGCGGCGTGCTCCGACGGCAGCCGTACGACGACCGCCCCGGACCACCGGGCCGCACCGTCCGCCCCCACCGCGGCGGCCGCGCAGCAGCGCGCGACGCGGGAGTTCAAAGAGCTGGAGCGCGCCCACGACGCCCGCCTCGGGGTGTACGCCGTGGACACGCGGACCGGCCGGGAAGTGGCGTACCGCGACGGGGAGCGGTTCGCGTTCGCGTCCACCGTCAAGGCGTTCCAGGCGGGGGCGGTGCTGCGGCAGCGGAAGCTGTCCGGCCTGAAGAAGGAGATCACGTACGACAGGAGCGACCTCGTCGCGAACTCGCCGATCACCGAGAAGCACGTGGACGACGGGATGACGCTGGGCGAGCTGTGCGACGCCGCCGTGCGCTACAGCGACAACGCCGCCGCCAACCTCCTCTTCGAGGAGCTCGGCGGACCGAAGGCGCTGCAGTCGTTCCTGCGGGAGAACACCGGTGACGACACCTCCCGGATGGAGCGGATCGAGCCCGCGCTCAGCGACTGGGAGCCGGATTCGGCACGGGACACCAGCACCCCGCGAGCGCTCGCCGGGAACCTGCGCGCCTTCGTGCTGGGGGACGTACTCGGCATGCCGGAGCGGGCGCGGCTGGCCGGGTGGCTCCGCAAGAACACCACCGGGGACGAGACGATCCGCGCCGGCGTGCCGAAGGACTGGGAGGTCGGCGACAAGACCGGCACCGCAGCCACCTTCGGCGGCCGCAACGACATCGCCGTCGTCTGGCGTCCGGACGCCGCGCCGCTGGTCATGGCGGTGCTCTCCAACGCCACCGACCGGGACGCCGAGCCCGACGACAAGCTGATCGCCAAGGCCGCCGCCGTGGTCTCGGACGCGATGGCGACGCCGTGA
- a CDS encoding helix-turn-helix domain-containing protein encodes MLRALGLGPAAEAVYMALMAQPMACPHDLARQTGIAAAEVARVLADLEKRGLVSVADWPDGDESRPAGRSDVALSVRYRLAPPSVALAPFLVEQRNALHQAESAFSMLIEQYRNTAVNSAGGVVEVVAGVEQVAHRFHQLQFGAQRELLVFLVGAPVAVPREDADLAESSALDRGVDFRVVAARDYLDGPGVVRDVRGAVKSGLELRLADSLPLKMVVSDRQRAMVPLDMADSDAEPSAIVIHRSGLLTALVHLFEGEWDRARPVLHTPSGVHAKPAAEEQPTGGELEVLALLLAGFSDRRVASQLGLSIRTVERRTRRLMDLAGADSRLQLGWHAARAGWLCLRHSEGAASPPPTGG; translated from the coding sequence ATGCTGCGGGCGCTGGGACTGGGGCCGGCCGCGGAGGCCGTCTATATGGCGCTGATGGCTCAGCCGATGGCCTGTCCGCACGATCTCGCCCGGCAGACCGGAATTGCGGCGGCCGAGGTCGCACGTGTTCTGGCGGACCTGGAGAAGCGGGGTCTGGTATCGGTCGCCGACTGGCCAGACGGCGATGAATCCCGCCCGGCCGGGCGGTCGGACGTGGCCCTGTCGGTACGCTATCGGCTCGCTCCGCCCTCCGTGGCCCTGGCCCCGTTCCTGGTCGAGCAGCGCAATGCGCTGCATCAGGCCGAGAGCGCCTTCTCGATGCTCATCGAGCAGTACCGGAATACGGCCGTGAACTCCGCGGGCGGCGTCGTGGAGGTGGTCGCCGGTGTGGAGCAGGTGGCGCACCGGTTCCATCAACTGCAGTTCGGCGCCCAGCGGGAGTTGCTCGTATTCCTTGTCGGCGCGCCCGTCGCGGTGCCGCGTGAGGACGCCGATCTGGCGGAGAGTTCCGCGCTGGATCGCGGTGTCGACTTCCGGGTCGTCGCAGCCAGGGACTATCTGGACGGTCCCGGCGTGGTCAGGGATGTGCGGGGAGCCGTCAAGTCCGGCCTCGAACTGCGTCTGGCCGATTCGCTGCCGCTGAAAATGGTCGTCTCGGACCGGCAACGCGCCATGGTCCCCCTGGACATGGCGGATTCCGATGCGGAACCGAGCGCCATCGTGATTCACCGCAGCGGCCTGCTGACGGCGCTCGTCCATCTCTTCGAGGGGGAATGGGACCGGGCCCGGCCGGTGCTCCACACCCCCTCGGGTGTGCACGCGAAGCCGGCCGCGGAGGAGCAACCGACCGGAGGGGAACTCGAAGTCCTCGCCCTGCTGCTGGCGGGATTCTCCGACCGGCGGGTGGCCTCGCAACTCGGCCTGTCCATCCGCACGGTGGAACGGCGAACACGCCGTCTGATGGATCTGGCCGGAGCGGATTCACGACTGCAGCTCGGGTGGCACGCCGCCCGCGCCGGCTGGCTGTGCCTGCGTCACTCGGAGGGCGCGGCGAGTCCGCCTCCGACGGGTGGCTGA
- a CDS encoding S8 family peptidase, producing the protein MRPTTRIALGVATAAVLGVTAVTPSGAADTRPEGTSGERPIAGSATAAKDGGQTTVTLVTGDKVLVTTDPSGRKSAAVLPREDGTQPMAQTYQAGKDLYVYPESASQAIAEGRVDERLFNVTGLIRDGYDDKSTATLPLIATYRDGVNVADSTPAAPRGAKRSLSLPSVNGVALTARKDSAAAFWEDLGNPRSRSGATVAKLWLDGKVEATLDRSTAQVNAPRAWEAGYDGTGTKVAVLDTGVDAGHPDLSDRIVASENFTDSASTDDRVGHGTHTASTVGGSGAAGDGSKKGVAPGASLAIGKVLNDRGYGLDSWIIAGMEWAVGEQADVVSMSLGNPTIGDCTDPVAEATKRLSQNTGTLFVVAAGNTGSNNETVSSPGCVPGVLTVGAVDRDDTTAWFSSRGPVAVTHTLKPEIAAPGVDISAASAGGRGVYAYRTMSGTSMATPHVAGAAAIVRQAHPDWTAQQIKAALVASARTGGKVAGADQTGGGVLDVAGAVEQKVLSAPAVQAGSYNWPQDDSDRSTVQVPFTNTGDRALTLNLKLSGVHGNDGSDVRSGIAKLKDGKVRVPAGATVEVPLEIDPTAGLTDAQYGGVTGRITATGEDVRVSVPVTLYVEPETVTLRVKAVDRNGKPAAGASSLDLVSLDINKGERRTNSGAPDQTYRVRPGDYSLSSFVDTRGANGETESMSFLAQPQLRITRDTTVVLDAREGHRLSLRTPRPSTVSNTSFGYARTWDDTWQITGSLLADGTVEEFYADVDGKAQDGTFEFRPTWRAAGTQGDESYVYNLTFPTGGPLHSDQVYRPRDSDLAQVAETWKAMGKEGDYIDAMFLRPSGSDGNYVSVSPFGRVTVPGTRTAYYTPGDDAWYHGAMTSFPFAAFMGDQERTYRAGQRRAEEWYGGPLRPAAARDADGEVMLAAERQGDLIGFQTALWLDGSGDHWSPGGSFGDLGNLVLKRNGEQIATSAWPYDVFRVPDEDSAYELTQNLEKIPSSDRAWLRSTAVTTTWSFRSHREPDVYSRGLPILFPAYDIPVDGMNTLPAEGGIRVGLSVEGHAGYTPGAIEEATLSYSYDDGTTWTEAPAEQRDGRWTAVLDHTDASAEEVTLKATFTDTNGNAVTQTIRRAYDVR; encoded by the coding sequence ATGCGCCCCACAACCCGCATAGCCTTGGGCGTGGCCACGGCCGCCGTCCTGGGCGTCACCGCGGTCACGCCATCAGGAGCGGCCGATACGCGGCCCGAGGGGACCTCGGGGGAGAGGCCCATTGCCGGCAGCGCAACCGCGGCAAAGGACGGCGGTCAGACGACGGTCACGCTCGTCACCGGCGACAAGGTGCTGGTGACCACGGACCCCTCGGGCCGCAAGTCGGCGGCGGTGCTGCCCCGCGAGGACGGTACGCAGCCGATGGCCCAGACCTACCAGGCGGGCAAGGACCTCTACGTCTACCCGGAGAGCGCTTCGCAGGCCATCGCCGAGGGCCGGGTCGACGAGCGGCTGTTCAACGTCACCGGGCTCATCCGCGACGGATATGACGACAAGAGCACCGCCACCCTGCCCCTCATCGCCACCTACCGGGACGGCGTGAACGTCGCCGACAGCACACCCGCAGCACCCCGCGGGGCCAAGCGGAGCTTGAGCCTCCCATCGGTGAACGGAGTGGCGCTCACGGCACGCAAGGACAGTGCCGCCGCCTTCTGGGAGGACCTCGGCAACCCCCGCTCACGTTCCGGTGCCACGGTGGCCAAGCTATGGCTGGACGGCAAGGTCGAAGCCACCCTGGACCGGTCCACCGCGCAGGTGAACGCGCCCCGGGCGTGGGAGGCCGGCTACGACGGCACGGGCACCAAGGTGGCCGTGCTGGACACGGGCGTGGACGCCGGGCATCCGGACCTGTCGGACCGGATCGTCGCGTCCGAGAACTTCACGGACTCCGCGTCCACCGACGACCGGGTGGGCCACGGCACCCACACCGCGTCCACGGTGGGCGGCTCCGGAGCGGCCGGCGACGGCAGCAAGAAGGGCGTGGCCCCCGGCGCGTCCCTGGCCATCGGCAAGGTCCTCAACGACCGGGGCTACGGCCTGGACTCCTGGATCATCGCGGGCATGGAGTGGGCCGTCGGCGAGCAGGCCGACGTCGTGTCCATGAGCCTGGGCAACCCCACGATCGGCGACTGCACCGACCCGGTGGCCGAGGCCACGAAGCGGCTCTCGCAGAACACCGGCACCCTATTCGTCGTTGCCGCCGGCAACACCGGCTCGAACAACGAGACGGTCTCCTCGCCCGGCTGCGTACCCGGCGTGCTGACCGTCGGCGCCGTCGACCGCGACGACACCACGGCGTGGTTCTCCAGCCGCGGTCCCGTGGCCGTCACCCACACCCTCAAGCCCGAGATCGCCGCGCCCGGCGTCGACATCTCCGCCGCAAGTGCGGGTGGCCGCGGCGTCTACGCGTACCGGACGATGTCCGGCACCTCCATGGCCACCCCGCACGTCGCGGGCGCCGCGGCCATCGTCCGCCAGGCCCACCCGGACTGGACCGCACAGCAGATCAAGGCCGCCCTGGTCGCCTCGGCCCGTACCGGCGGCAAGGTCGCCGGCGCCGACCAGACCGGCGGCGGGGTGCTCGACGTGGCCGGCGCGGTGGAGCAGAAGGTGCTGTCCGCACCCGCCGTCCAGGCCGGCAGCTACAACTGGCCGCAGGACGACTCGGACCGCAGCACCGTGCAGGTGCCCTTCACCAACACGGGCGACCGCGCGCTCACCCTGAACCTGAAGCTCAGCGGCGTGCACGGCAACGACGGCAGCGACGTCCGCTCCGGCATCGCCAAGCTGAAGGACGGCAAGGTGCGCGTCCCCGCGGGGGCCACCGTCGAGGTGCCGTTGGAGATCGATCCCACCGCCGGGCTGACGGACGCCCAGTACGGTGGCGTCACCGGCCGGATCACGGCCACCGGCGAGGACGTGCGGGTCTCCGTGCCCGTCACGCTCTACGTCGAGCCGGAGACGGTCACCCTCCGGGTCAAGGCCGTCGACCGCAACGGCAAGCCCGCGGCGGGCGCCTCCTCCCTGGACCTGGTCAGCCTCGACATCAACAAGGGCGAGCGCCGGACCAACTCGGGCGCGCCCGACCAGACGTACCGCGTACGCCCCGGCGACTACTCCCTGAGCAGCTTCGTGGACACGCGCGGCGCGAACGGCGAAACCGAGTCGATGAGTTTCCTCGCGCAGCCGCAGCTACGGATCACCCGGGACACCACCGTCGTCCTCGACGCCCGCGAGGGCCACCGGCTGAGCCTGCGCACCCCCCGGCCCTCGACGGTGAGCAACACCTCGTTCGGCTACGCCCGCACCTGGGACGACACCTGGCAGATCACCGGGTCGCTGCTGGCCGACGGCACGGTCGAGGAGTTCTACGCGGACGTCGACGGCAAGGCACAGGACGGCACCTTCGAGTTCCGGCCCACGTGGCGCGCGGCGGGCACGCAGGGCGACGAGTCGTACGTCTACAACCTCACCTTCCCGACCGGCGGCCCGCTGCACTCCGACCAGGTCTACCGGCCCCGGGACTCCGACCTGGCGCAGGTCGCCGAGACCTGGAAGGCGATGGGCAAGGAGGGCGACTACATCGACGCGATGTTCCTGCGCCCCTCCGGCAGCGACGGCAACTACGTATCCGTGAGCCCGTTCGGCCGGGTCACCGTCCCCGGCACCCGCACGGCCTACTACACGCCCGGCGACGACGCCTGGTACCACGGCGCGATGACCAGCTTCCCGTTCGCCGCGTTCATGGGCGACCAGGAGCGTACGTACCGGGCCGGACAGCGCAGGGCCGAGGAGTGGTACGGCGGCCCGCTGCGGCCGGCCGCGGCCCGCGACGCGGACGGCGAAGTGATGCTGGCCGCCGAGCGGCAGGGCGACCTGATCGGCTTCCAGACCGCGCTCTGGCTCGACGGTTCCGGCGACCACTGGTCCCCGGGCGGCTCGTTCGGCGACCTGGGCAACCTGGTGCTGAAGCGCAACGGCGAGCAGATCGCCACCAGCGCCTGGCCGTACGACGTGTTCAGGGTGCCGGACGAGGACTCCGCGTACGAACTCACCCAGAACCTGGAGAAGATCCCGTCCTCGGACCGCGCCTGGCTGCGCTCCACAGCCGTCACCACCACCTGGAGCTTCCGCTCCCACCGCGAGCCGGACGTGTACTCGCGCGGCCTGCCGATCCTCTTCCCGGCGTACGACATACCGGTGGACGGCATGAACACCCTGCCCGCGGAGGGCGGCATCAGGGTCGGCCTGTCGGTCGAGGGCCACGCGGGATACACCCCGGGCGCGATCGAGGAGGCCACGCTGTCCTATTCCTACGACGACGGCACCACCTGGACCGAAGCCCCCGCCGAGCAACGGGACGGCCGGTGGACAGCCGTCCTTGACCACACCGACGCCTCGGCGGAGGAGGTCACGCTGAAGGCCACGTTCACCGACACCAACGGCAACGCGGTCACCCAGACCATCAGGCGCGCCTACGACGTGCGATAG
- a CDS encoding Ig domain-containing protein, whose amino-acid sequence MDRRRFLVAGGLTSITAMGVTIAPARAEQAAEAGASRPLAVTAGFLAVGLSDSGRVDSLVDLRNGTDYLAGGSPVPLVSVVADGSHEVPRSVRVASDHPQILEFTGEKVTIRVKVAGFPTHATLEVVGLTAAPGVDVQTLLWGPLPTVIGETIGETAGVVANGEVVLGLRPLNDKTVGGWPNEHLAYGYSDDLIWNPYGLQTGEKDEWLASNAAAKTRWGSVLRAATYDYSRPRVRQRTTGYEIPLGPLPAPEGRIVGSKIALFGSAPDLALTVLSHIARGHDLAYPTIDGQWQKAAQRTSQSHFWVHDLNTGNVTAASRFARQAGVRSIYAISGNGPWKSHGHYEFNGSFGGSDAAAAQLVATAAREGIEVGVHTLSNFIDTGDPYVTPPADARLAVGGSFKLTRPLGQSDTTLYGDGDRPLAPGVDGKRLRIGDEFLTYDAVSPVGAAEWEVSGLKRAQWGSAAQSYPAGTDAARLIQNGYGGAIGGLPIIDEIATRLATAYNGTGVLATSYDGLEAAGYTGWGGYGFARLVNGVYRQLDSKDFLTECSNLSSNTWDAQSRASWGEIGVTDYAQILRSNTFYRANYMPGMMGQQGLSGNDSLQKIEVTMARAASLNAGINFETSVGSLASGSHTTELLEAIRIWDAARICGAFTPAQKTELGDPAKYWHLTEVTPNEEWSLQERDSAGAPIGEPQPVNASTPGFTTPEPPNARIGRLYAFKVASRTPQTLRYEVTSGSLPRGLTLNEDTGGITGVPESTGTSKFTVTARNGGSVADARITYRVRTTG is encoded by the coding sequence ATGGACAGACGTCGCTTCCTGGTTGCCGGTGGCCTGACATCGATCACGGCGATGGGGGTCACCATCGCCCCCGCGCGCGCGGAGCAGGCGGCCGAGGCAGGGGCGTCCCGGCCGCTGGCGGTCACCGCAGGCTTCCTCGCGGTCGGTCTGAGCGACTCCGGTCGTGTCGACAGCCTGGTGGACCTGCGCAACGGCACCGACTACCTGGCGGGCGGATCCCCGGTACCGCTGGTCAGTGTGGTGGCGGACGGCAGCCATGAGGTTCCCCGCAGCGTACGGGTCGCCTCGGACCACCCGCAGATCCTGGAGTTCACCGGAGAGAAGGTGACCATCCGCGTGAAGGTCGCCGGTTTCCCGACCCACGCCACCCTGGAGGTCGTCGGGCTGACGGCCGCTCCGGGCGTGGATGTGCAGACGCTGCTGTGGGGCCCGCTGCCGACCGTGATCGGCGAGACGATCGGTGAGACCGCGGGCGTCGTCGCGAACGGGGAAGTCGTCCTGGGGCTGCGTCCGCTCAACGACAAGACGGTGGGCGGGTGGCCCAACGAGCATCTGGCCTACGGGTACAGCGACGATCTCATCTGGAACCCGTACGGCCTGCAGACCGGCGAGAAGGACGAGTGGCTGGCGAGCAACGCGGCGGCCAAGACCCGCTGGGGCAGCGTCCTGCGCGCCGCTACCTACGACTACAGCCGGCCGCGTGTCCGGCAGCGCACCACCGGGTACGAGATCCCGCTCGGCCCGCTGCCGGCGCCGGAGGGCCGGATCGTCGGGTCGAAGATCGCCCTCTTCGGCAGCGCCCCGGACCTCGCCCTGACCGTACTCAGCCACATCGCCAGGGGACACGACCTGGCCTATCCCACCATCGACGGCCAGTGGCAGAAGGCCGCGCAACGGACCTCGCAATCCCACTTCTGGGTCCATGACCTCAACACCGGCAACGTGACCGCCGCCAGCCGGTTCGCCAGGCAGGCCGGCGTCAGGAGCATCTACGCGATCTCCGGAAACGGCCCGTGGAAGTCGCACGGGCACTACGAGTTCAACGGCTCGTTCGGGGGATCGGACGCGGCGGCGGCCCAGTTGGTGGCCACGGCGGCCCGTGAGGGTATCGAGGTCGGCGTGCACACCCTCTCCAACTTCATCGACACCGGCGACCCCTACGTCACCCCGCCGGCCGATGCACGGCTGGCCGTGGGCGGGAGCTTCAAACTGACCCGTCCGCTCGGCCAGTCCGACACCACGCTGTACGGGGACGGCGACCGCCCGCTGGCACCAGGTGTGGACGGCAAGAGGCTGCGGATCGGGGACGAGTTCCTCACCTACGACGCCGTCTCGCCGGTCGGCGCCGCGGAGTGGGAGGTCAGCGGCCTGAAGCGGGCGCAGTGGGGATCGGCCGCGCAGTCCTACCCGGCGGGCACCGACGCCGCCCGGCTCATCCAGAACGGCTACGGCGGCGCGATCGGCGGGCTGCCGATCATCGACGAGATCGCGACCCGGCTGGCCACCGCGTACAACGGCACCGGCGTCCTCGCCACGTCCTACGACGGGCTGGAGGCGGCGGGCTACACCGGCTGGGGCGGCTACGGCTTCGCCCGACTGGTCAACGGCGTCTACCGGCAACTCGACTCCAAGGACTTCCTCACCGAGTGCAGCAACCTGTCGTCCAACACCTGGGACGCCCAGTCGCGGGCCAGTTGGGGTGAGATCGGCGTCACGGATTACGCGCAGATCCTGCGGAGCAACACGTTCTACCGTGCCAACTACATGCCCGGCATGATGGGCCAGCAAGGGCTCTCCGGGAACGACAGCCTGCAGAAGATCGAAGTCACCATGGCGCGCGCCGCGTCGCTCAACGCCGGCATCAACTTCGAGACCAGCGTGGGCAGCCTCGCCTCCGGCTCCCACACCACCGAGCTGCTCGAAGCCATCAGGATCTGGGACGCCGCGCGCATCTGCGGTGCCTTCACCCCCGCGCAGAAGACGGAGCTGGGCGACCCGGCCAAGTACTGGCATCTGACCGAGGTCACGCCGAACGAGGAGTGGTCGCTGCAGGAGAGGGACTCCGCCGGTGCGCCGATCGGCGAGCCGCAGCCGGTGAACGCGTCGACGCCCGGCTTCACCACCCCGGAACCGCCGAATGCCCGAATCGGCCGGCTGTACGCGTTCAAGGTGGCCTCGCGTACCCCGCAGACCCTCCGCTACGAGGTCACCTCCGGCAGCCTGCCGCGTGGGCTCACCCTCAACGAGGACACCGGCGGCATCACCGGCGTTCCGGAAAGCACGGGCACCAGCAAGTTCACCGTCACCGCCCGCAACGGCGGCAGCGTCGCAGACGCCCGGATCACGTACCGGGTGCGGACCACCGGGTGA
- a CDS encoding Gfo/Idh/MocA family protein, with the protein MNDIRIGVIGLGIRSSLAGLVHRPGSGSVVAAACDRDPRILALAGERFGAGVRTTRDHRELLDAGLDGVLVLTPDHTHERIGLDFLSRGVPVFLDKPMAITIEGCDRLLAAAREHRTKLYVGHNMRHLPAVAAMREMVRNGTIGEVKAVWCRHFVGHGGDFYFKDWHADRRNTTGLLLQKGAHDIDVIHWLADGYTRRVNAMGGLTVYGGLDSRRERDGQRMTDWLSEENWPPLSLTGLNPVVDVEDLSMMLMRLDNGVFASYQQCHYTPDYWRNYTVIGTEGRMENFGDSDGAEIRVWNRRSDYRAEADVLVPVEAAAGSHGGADPLLVAEFLQFVREGRATVTSPVAAREAVAAGFAATVSLRDGGRPVDVAPVAPEVAAYFARGQR; encoded by the coding sequence TTGAACGACATCAGGATCGGCGTCATCGGCCTGGGCATCCGCAGCAGTCTGGCCGGCCTCGTCCACCGGCCGGGCTCGGGCTCCGTGGTGGCCGCCGCTTGCGACCGCGACCCGCGGATTCTCGCGCTCGCCGGCGAGCGCTTCGGCGCCGGGGTGCGGACCACCCGGGACCACCGCGAACTGCTGGACGCGGGCCTCGACGGCGTGCTCGTGCTGACCCCGGACCACACTCACGAACGGATCGGCCTGGACTTCCTCTCCCGCGGCGTCCCGGTGTTCCTGGACAAACCCATGGCGATCACCATCGAGGGGTGCGACCGGCTGCTCGCCGCCGCCCGCGAGCACCGGACCAAGCTGTACGTCGGTCACAACATGCGGCACCTGCCGGCCGTGGCGGCGATGCGGGAGATGGTCCGGAACGGGACGATCGGCGAGGTGAAGGCCGTCTGGTGCCGCCACTTCGTCGGCCACGGCGGGGACTTCTACTTCAAGGACTGGCACGCGGACCGGCGCAACACCACCGGGCTGCTGCTACAGAAGGGTGCCCACGACATCGACGTCATCCACTGGCTCGCCGACGGCTACACGCGGCGGGTGAACGCCATGGGCGGGCTGACGGTCTACGGCGGCCTCGACTCGCGCCGGGAGCGCGACGGACAGCGGATGACCGACTGGCTGTCGGAGGAGAACTGGCCGCCTCTCAGCCTGACCGGCCTCAACCCGGTGGTGGACGTGGAGGACCTCAGCATGATGCTCATGCGGTTGGACAACGGCGTCTTCGCAAGCTACCAACAGTGCCACTACACCCCGGACTACTGGCGCAACTACACGGTCATCGGCACCGAGGGGCGCATGGAGAACTTCGGCGACTCCGACGGAGCCGAGATCCGGGTGTGGAACCGCCGCTCGGACTACCGGGCCGAGGCCGACGTGCTGGTTCCCGTCGAGGCCGCGGCCGGCTCCCACGGCGGCGCCGACCCGCTGCTGGTCGCGGAGTTCCTTCAGTTCGTACGGGAGGGCAGGGCCACGGTCACCTCACCGGTGGCGGCCCGCGAAGCGGTCGCCGCCGGCTTCGCGGCCACCGTATCGCTGCGGGACGGCGGCAGGCCCGTCGACGTCGCCCCCGTCGCGCCGGAGGTGGCGGCCTACTTCGCCCGGGGGCAGCGGTGA
- a CDS encoding FadR/GntR family transcriptional regulator: protein MTQSERGSAPASAGTAGGYRPGYELAAERILEYVIRAGLQPGDRLPTEKDLADHVEMSRTVVREAVKILSALGRLSVQKGRGIYVAEPEQSSWQQSLTNFLPADLRQVDELFEFRRHLETTTAGLAAQRATPAQVKAVRETARESADAAAGDDIEAFTLADEAFHGGIAAAAANMFYVSTIEAMRRLQRQVMTIGLAGVAGGSLRVAADQHEAIAEAIASGDSSRAEALMAEHVDMTAQQFQKEIWRRIAPGEDTPS from the coding sequence TTGACCCAGTCAGAGAGGGGCTCCGCGCCGGCGTCCGCAGGCACCGCCGGCGGTTACCGTCCCGGGTACGAGCTGGCGGCTGAACGCATCCTGGAGTACGTCATCCGGGCCGGGCTGCAGCCCGGTGACCGGCTGCCCACGGAGAAGGACCTGGCCGACCACGTGGAGATGAGCCGGACCGTGGTGCGGGAGGCGGTGAAGATCCTCTCCGCCCTGGGCAGGCTGTCCGTCCAGAAGGGCCGCGGCATCTACGTAGCCGAGCCGGAACAGTCCTCCTGGCAGCAGTCGTTGACGAACTTCCTGCCCGCGGACCTGCGGCAGGTGGACGAACTCTTCGAGTTCCGCCGCCACCTGGAGACCACCACCGCCGGCCTCGCCGCACAGCGAGCCACCCCCGCGCAGGTCAAGGCCGTACGGGAGACGGCACGGGAGTCCGCCGACGCGGCGGCGGGGGACGACATCGAGGCGTTCACCCTCGCCGACGAAGCCTTTCACGGCGGCATCGCGGCTGCTGCGGCCAACATGTTCTACGTCTCCACCATCGAGGCGATGCGCCGCCTGCAGCGCCAGGTCATGACCATAGGGCTGGCCGGGGTCGCGGGCGGATCCCTGCGCGTGGCAGCCGACCAGCACGAGGCCATCGCCGAGGCAATCGCATCGGGCGATTCGAGCCGCGCCGAGGCGCTGATGGCCGAGCATGTCGACATGACGGCCCAGCAGTTCCAGAAGGAGATCTGGCGCCGTATCGCCCCCGGCGAGGACACCCCGTCGTGA
- a CDS encoding carbohydrate ABC transporter permease yields MRRTRTRLRPFLALLTGALFFLPIYLVLVNVFKDGSAIVSNPMGLPLPPTLDNIESVLTRSDHLFWYGLVNSIEVTAVSILLITAISAMLGHYLARSTSVLGKVAMVALLCGLMVPPAVILTPITDVLRSLGLMSSVPGLVLAYVGYYVPFGVLVFAGFVKTIPRELEEAAELDGAGPFRVFWQVVFPLMRPASASVLIFLGVWIWNDFLNPLIILGPATGTTVTVGIYRAIGEHQADYGSVFALMLLSTLPILIFYLAFQKHFVKGLTGGATKG; encoded by the coding sequence ATGAGAAGAACACGGACCCGGCTGCGGCCGTTCCTCGCGCTCCTGACGGGCGCCCTCTTCTTTCTGCCGATCTACCTCGTGCTGGTCAACGTCTTCAAGGACGGCTCGGCCATCGTGTCGAACCCGATGGGCCTGCCGCTGCCGCCGACCCTGGACAACATCGAGAGTGTGCTGACCCGTTCGGACCATCTCTTCTGGTACGGGCTGGTCAACAGCATCGAGGTCACGGCCGTCTCCATCCTGCTCATCACCGCGATATCCGCCATGCTCGGCCACTACCTCGCCCGCTCGACCAGCGTGCTGGGCAAGGTCGCGATGGTCGCGCTGCTGTGCGGCCTGATGGTGCCGCCGGCGGTGATCCTCACCCCGATCACCGACGTCCTCAGGTCGCTGGGCCTCATGAGCAGCGTGCCCGGGCTGGTCCTGGCCTACGTCGGCTACTACGTGCCCTTCGGCGTCCTCGTCTTCGCCGGGTTCGTGAAGACGATCCCGCGCGAACTCGAAGAGGCCGCAGAGCTCGACGGGGCGGGCCCGTTCCGCGTCTTCTGGCAGGTGGTCTTCCCGCTGATGAGGCCGGCGTCGGCGAGTGTGCTGATCTTCCTGGGCGTGTGGATCTGGAACGACTTCCTCAACCCGCTGATCATCCTGGGACCGGCCACGGGCACCACCGTGACCGTCGGCATCTACCGGGCGATCGGCGAACACCAGGCGGACTACGGCTCGGTCTTCGCCCTCATGCTGCTGTCCACGCTGCCGATCCTCATCTTCTACCTGGCCTTCCAGAAGCACTTCGTCAAGGGCCTGACCGGCGGAGCGACGAAGGGGTGA